The sequence TATTTGAAGTACTCATTAAATAGCTGACTGAAGTTGTTTACATCAGTTTTGATTGATATTTATTCAAGCCATAATGCtatatattttcaaatacatattGCTTTCTCTGACAATCTCTTACCTGAACTATGTAGTTCCAATGCTGTTTTGTTGAGTCAAAGACTGGTGTAATTTATAGTCAATTGACAATATGCAAAGTAGCTTACACTTAGATCTGCTCTTTTCTGGTTTAGCTTTTTCCACCCACACTGTAGCTATAATGGCAACAAATATTAGAATTATGGGATAGAACGTTTAAATGTATTAGATACAATTGAGCTATCTTAGAAAGTAATCAGcaacatattttatttatagcCCTTGGATCCATATGCTATAGCAATTTGCTATAATGAATGCACTTTTCATTTAATTGAATTTTACACCCAAATATTTAACAGAATAAAAACTAGTTAGCACTTCAGTTAGATTTTCATTGTTAAATACAGAAATCTCAATATAGTTGAACAAGAGGCTATATGATGTTGGTATCTGCAACTAGATTGATTTTATGGTAGTGTCACAAGATAGATCTTGCTTTGAGTAATCTTTAAATTGCCACTTTGGTGTGCTAATCCCAAAATCtcaacattgggccagattctcaacccTTCTCCACTCCTTTCCATTACTTGAGGAATAGAAACTGCCTGGATATCCTCTCAGGAGGATTCCCAGTAGCCATACAGATGGTGTGTGTGTTGCACGCTCACTGGCTATCCCTAATTTGTGAACAGTTCCTAGACTAGGGTCAGAGTGGAGCTGAGGCAAGAACCAGGGAATCCTAACACAGAATTTCAGCATCTTTACCAGCAAGTGCAACTCTAAGTGGGCAACTATTACCTATTAATTGTGCTAAATGAGTTTATATAACTTATACCAAGTATTATAGACAAGTTCTAACTAGAATTCAGTATGTGTAAATTAACTCATTTTGAAAGCCTCAATTCTAGTCTAGTATTAGGAAtctagcttttttttaaatttggaactCATTTACTAATCAGACCTGCTATAGATCATAATACTGCAGAGTCTTATCTTGAACACTTGAAATACACAGTAAAATTAGTGACAGCTAATCCACTACtcagagacaggtttcagagtaacagccgtgttagtctgtatccgcaaaaagaagaacaggagtacttgtggcaccttagagactaacaaatttattagagcataagctttcgtggactacagcccacattctatatgcatccgaagaagtgggctgtagtccacgaaagcttatgctccaataaatttgttagtctctaaggtgccacaggtactcctgttcttctttttactcagAGACAAGCGCATACACACTCTTCTTTCCTGGTAAGGCCCATTCAAGCCTTAAGAGAATCGATTCTGCTTGAAGCGGTCTTTGCATCTGAACAAAGATTAGTCTTTGGGATTCAAAATATCCTCACGCCTTTGCAGTAGGGACCTCTGTTTATCTCCCTAAAAATTCACTTCATCTGCTGATGTCTTGTGAGGGaaggcaggcaggcaagcaagcaaggAGCAATGCTTCTGCCGCTGCTGCTATCTGAAGTGGTAGGCAATAGGCACCCTTGCAACAAGGAACTGCAACTGTTTCTTCTCAATGGATGTCAAGTGCATCATTGTCACCAGTTTGGGTACTGTGTGTGTCggggttggggggaagaggaACAGTAGTTCCTGAACTTTGATTACTTGTACTGTCAGCCCACTGGTGTTAACCTTTCATTGGTTAGTGGCTACATGTTACTGGGATTTGGGGGCGGAGGAGCGGGGGGTTAATACTCATGATTCTGCTAGTATGGAAGTGTCCTTATGTGGCCCTGCTAGTGTCTCAAATGCTAATATGGATGGACTAGCTCTAGCTGCAACAGCCAATTTAAGTTTCTGTGCCCACTTAGTCCTCCACCTTGCTGTTTAAAATGCCAAGAAGAGTGCCAGGCAGTAATAACTGGTGATTTTATGTGAACCCTCACTAGAAATTGGACTGATGCTAGCTCATTTTACACAGCACAGAACCCTCAGATGAGTGATAACTTGCAGCCACTACTGCCTGGACCTGGATTTGAATCAGAGGTTAAAAGCACTCTGTATATTAGCAGTTTTCTGAGCCATTCTTTCCGTCACCCAAGCATTGAACATTTACAAACAATGCACATCATTTATAACCTTAGGCACATTtggcaaaattattttaaatatgaaatttacATGCAGTGTGATGAGGGAGAGAAATGATGAAATACAGATACTGCAAATAGgtttttcaaaaatcatgatCATCTTTAATTGTTCCATTCCAAAGAGGATATATGAAAGTTAGTTATCCAGTAGCTGTATACCTCAGAGGGATGAGTACAGCATCACAGTTAAAAAATACACCTAACTCCCAAGATAACAGAAGATGCTGGAGAGTATACGCCTTATACCATCAACCCAGACAAATacagagtttattttttaaatatatactttaTCATACACTAACTCCTGAGACTTTATCCatgaagagaaagggaagagatctGTAGGTAGCACATACAATATACTAAGTGATCAAAGCAAAACAGTAAAGCGCTGCCTTAATATGCACTGCATTAGTTTATCTACATCACAGTACCTTAAGTGTGCAGCTTATCATCAACAGTCATTGTCCATTTAAGTTTTGCCTTAAGTTTGCAATGGTCAGCTGCTATTCAAACATCTTCAAAGTAACAGTGCAAGAAACATAATGATGAACACAACTGGCCAATGTCAATGTCAGAAACTACACTGCAAGATTTAGATTTCCAGTACACAGCATTAAACAGTGAGGAGAAAAACTGAGTATATTTACAAAAGTTCACTGAGTAAAGTGATTAGTGTGTTGTAACTGATCTTTTGTTACAGAGTATGCTCTCTGGTGCTTTTTAAACCGTAtaagttacatttaaaaacatcttAGTCATAATAAATAAGGTACCACAGTTACATCCAAAGATACCTTAGAGTAAGTTGTTTATTTTTAGTTCTATTagtaaatgccattttaaaaaatgtaaagaatTATCAGCTTTTGGCTAATTaactttgttgtttatttttgatAGTTTCCACTCCAGAACATTCTTACAAAGTTAACACTTTTTTTGCTGCCAGTAACAAATCATTCAAAAGTGGTAGAATCAGGAAGACATAAGTCAGCTCTTTCCTTTAGTCCCTTTTACTTTCTTCTGGTCATCATTGAATTAGACATCAATTAACTGAGCACAACATGACGGTCAAAGACAGATTTGCGCTGCTCTTGGACCTGTAGCTTCCAACGTTGCTGGGCATACTCCACTTTGTTCAACACATTGGCACGACTCCGGGAACGAGCCAGCACATCGTGAGCATTTGCAAAAGGTTGGTGATCCTGCAATTGCAGAAAGTAGTATTTATATTTCAGCAATTTCACTGCGTAACTACTGTTAATTACACTATTCTTCTGGATAAAATAAGTTATGCAAGCTTGCCAGGCAGCTTTGTGTGCAAAACAAGCTTTAACTGGATATAGACTGTATATTTCAACATTTTATAGAAAATAATTTCTGTGGATTTCCTATATAAAACAATTTAGTGTTATGTTCTGAAGCACCTTTCATACGGTCAGTGTCTCAAAGTAATAAGTAATGGTCATATGGAATCTGATCCTACATCAGTGACGTCAATGGGAATTtagccactgaattcaatgggagcaggccCAGGCTGACTTTGTAGGCAAGAGCACCACTACTACATACTCAAAAGTAACATGCACACAGCTTTACATACATTAGCACCTGTTTGAACATGAAGCCCGAAATTGTTGACCAAGGCACTTGGACATTCCCATTTGTTTTCATGCTGGTACTTCAATTTAAAATTGAACTGAGGAGCCCGCGTCTTTGCTTAGCCAGCACACTACCAGATTTTAACCTGTTACTGTAAAGTAATTTTGAATAGTCGCACAAAGATGCCCTATAATACCAAAACACTGATGTTTACTGTCACTAAACCAAACCCACTGCTTCATGTAAATACAGCTGTCTAAGTGACAAAGAGCTGAACAACTGAGTGTTTGTTTAGCATTTACGCTGTCCCTTTTCTAACAGTATCTGCAAAGCTGGATTTATTTACTGGAAAAAAATCCCAAGTCATAAACAAAGACATTTGGAACAGAACCTTTTATTTGGCTCCCAAAATGGTTTGGACAaagaaaattctgttttaaaaactaCATTGGAAAAGGTCATGTATATGATGCGTTTCAGATGGAAAAACATCATTATAAACTATGCACTGTGCTAACACAGCAAAGGAGACTCAATTTTGAAGCTTGTGTATTTCTATACCTTGCCTTGTTTTATTGCAAAAAAGAAGTTTTCAGAAGTGGTTATTTTATTTGTGACATGATGTTGAGTACAGCAACTCAGTGATCAGCAATACACCTCACCCTTAAatggattattatttatattgaggTAGCACCTCATAGACCAAGATGCCATTGTGctagtgtcataactataaagggaagggtaacagctgtcctgtgtacagtactataaaacccctcctggccagagactccaaaatccttttccctgtaaagggttaagaagctcaggtaacctggctggcatctgacctaaaggacgaataaggggacaagatactttcaaatcttgggggggggggtgggggggggggtgggggggggaggctgttgtttgtgttctttgtttgggagtgtgttcgttctcgggactgagagggaccagacatcaatccaggttctccacatctttctaaacaagtctctcctatttcaaacttgtaagtaaatagccaggcaaggcgtgttagttttcctttgtttttctcaacttgtaaatgtaccttttactagagtgtttatctttgtttgctgtactttgaacctgagactagaggggagtcctctgacctctttaagtttgattactctgtaaggttaatttccatactgattttacagagatgatttttacctttttctttaattaaaagccttctttttaagaacctgattgatttttccttgttttaagatccaaggggtttggatcttgattcaccaggagttggtgggaggaaggaggggaatggttaatttccccttgttttaagatccaaggggtttggatctgttttcaccagggatttggtgaaggtttttcaaggtttcccaggaatggaatccattgaaatggtggcagccgaaccagagctaagctggtagttaagcttagaagttttcatgcaggcccctacatttgtaccctaaagttcaaagtggagatccagccttgacagctaggcactgtacaaaacacagaacaaaaagacattcccttccccaaagagtttaagTATTAGACAAGAGACAATAGGCGGATACAGatgggccaatgggagtgcacaAGGAAAATTAGAAAATACTGGTTAGATATGATAGAGGGTCTCAGCACAGCAGCTGGCTAACTTAACTTTTTTGTAAAcatagcaaaggagagttttatggAGGAATTCAAAGGACGACAGTGGAAATGGCTTTGTAGATGCTCCCCAGGAGCACCTCCCATCCATGAGGGGCAGCacgggagaaagcacaaaggtgcttgtttgaaagttTAGCAAGATGGAGATGAAGACTGGCTGACTGAAGGCAGGAGCTGACACTCGATAGAGATGAGATGATAGGTATAGGCTGCAAAGGGCCTTGAAAGGTAAGCCAAGTAGTTTATGTTTGATGTGACAGAGAGGGGGAGTCAGTGGAGGGATGAAAAGAGAGGGGCAACGTGGTCAAAGCCAGGAACGaggaaaattatctttgcagCTTTCTGAATGGACGTAAGCAGGACCATTTGTCAAGGCCAAAGAAGATGACATTGCAGAAGTCAAGACGGGAGATGAAAGCTTGGACAAGGGTTTTAGCTATGTGGATGGAGAACTAAACCAGATTTTAGAGATGTTAATCAGGAAGAAGCAGCAAGATTCTGACATAAATCTAGATTGGGACCTAGCtgaagatgacacccaggttacAGGTCTTCGTGAGAGAGGTGTTGTCTACAGTAATTATGGTGCAGAAAACATCTTATTGCCTGTGGccaattttgcatttttaaaactcCTGAAATATGATTCTGCTTCAGAGTGCTAGTTGCAAAGGCACTCAGTGGTGCCTTAACTCttacactgactttaatgggagcagaggtAGATttatgctgagcacttctgaaaatccctcccttaaagaaaatattcttttctaCCTCAGACTTGCCATGACATCTGCATAGATGGACTCCTTGGTCCCTCCAAAACTCTGCTGACTTAAATGGAGTCTGACCACATAAAAGGccatgcagaatcagggccttagattcTAGCTCTGCATTACATTATAACAGTCAAACTGCAGTAACCTAGGTAGTCAGGCATATTTCAAACCCCACATACACAGTTGTGAAAGTTTCATACTTTCATAAATCACGACATAAATTACCAGACAGTTTTATACTACAATTAGGTACGCCACAAGGCTCATACAAAGGATTTTTTCATATTAAATGTTGCttcaaaaagaaagggaaaataaagggACAGATGATGTATAAATGTGTTGGTCTGAAGCATGTTTTTACTGCCTTAAGTTAAAATTTACACTGCTACATCACATAAATAATGACCATCCCAAACTCCCAGCAAGACATTCTTGTGCACAGaatgtcaaactagatgatcacaatgttcccttctggtcttggaatctgtaAGAGGGCTGGTGCTGATCCTCTTATGATttagagaaaataatttaaagatTTTAATATGACTTGTGAAGTATTTGATTGTTTTCATGATTAAGTATCAGGTGAATGTAATTGTTTAATGTTGGATATTGTAGTTATATTTCcagaagggaaatatttataaTTGTTTACATCTTTTAAGAATAAGATTACTTTTCATCAAGGTGGCTGATGGCCACTGGTAGTAGGCTAAGATGACAGAATTCTAAGTGATCTACTTCTCGGTTTACACAGGATGACCATAATTCTTTCCATATTAAAAAGTGTTCAAGTCACCATACTAAATATGATGGAAGCAACTTTTTAACACATTAAGGCAATAAAAATACAGAGCATGAATGGAAACCAAGTCTGATCCATTAGGGTTTGACTACTATCCAAGTTTGGATTTAAAGCTATTAAAGTGACAGCCACACAATACTATTGGGCTTTTAAATAAATTTTGTAAATAAAGATATCATCATTTTGTTTCACTGTAAACAAAATTGCTATGAGTTCCAAAATTGTGCGACACCTTTTAGTGTTGCTGCATTGTTAACTTACTATTTACTTTGAAGCAATAATGACAATATTCTTAAGGCATAACAAGCACTTTTAATCTCTTTATTCTGTTCCCTAGTTTATATAAAAaaagcaccaccaccacccccctacTAAACTGGACATTAAGTGGTCACAGCTGCTGGCAAACTTAGATAAAGCAAACTGAAATCCACCTGTTTatgtttttcctcctcttttaAGGTCTACTAAAGTTACACTATGCTCAAAATGAGCTTTAACTCTCCTGCTAATGTTGCTTGGTTATACAATATGGTAAATACACCAGTGTATTTTCTAGACTTGATAAATTGTTTTGTATATTTAGCAGTTACTTGTAAGAATGGATTAGGAACCCAACATACTTAATACTTAGATTGCAAACATATGTTCTTGATTTTTCAAATTGCTTCAGCAAACTTCCCCTGAGAGAGTTTGGCTCATACTTTTGTGAAGTGCTTCACTATCAATGTAATAAGTCAGTCAAGGTAACAGGTGACTATAATGGCTTCACAGCAACATCACCCTAGATTAGCATATCTACATTACTTTGTTCAGACATCTCTACATAGCAAACAACAGACCATCAGCTTTGTAAAGCTGATTAGTTGTAATGCATTGTCATCTCTCTATTTTAATAGATATTCTGTAAGTCTCTCTACAACATAAAAAATGACCCAGGCCAGCAATGGCTGTCTGTAACATAGTCCTCCCTAACCCCACTCAACTGGTACCAACTGTTTATTTGCTAATGTAGCAAGGACAAAATCCCCCATTATTTTCAGCACCATGTTTCAGGTCTTAAATACCCTTCCCATTATGGTGCTGAAGACAATTTTGTCTTGTCtacattaacaaacaaacaaactgggcCAAACATGGGCCATCATACTGCTTACCAATGGTCCATTTCCATAGTGCAAGTAGACCTCTTGAAACAGTTTGTACGGGATCTTAGGGAACCTATTCTTATCACGTGCAGGAAACTAAATTATAAGAATGAGACTTAACTGAAATAAAATGTCCCCTCATGACAATATTTCACtgctggaacttttttttttaaatagtgtcaACGAACGTAAGTTGAAGTAGCAAAGGAGGACTACACCCCTTCATATATCTATTATTAAGATTTTCCCCTTACCATTGCGCTAATCCACCTAAAATATAGCAACCCTTATCAGGTGGAATGCAGCATTTAACCCTGTAAGGAAAATTTTACTTCCTATTCTTTCCCTCCCTTGACTGCTCTGAGAAAGGGGGACTACTCCATAATCTAGGTTTGGGGGAGAAAAGGGTAATCCCTAGCTCCTGAACTCGCTATCCACCTGTTTATGGGGTGGACATATTGGAAGTGAAGAAATGGTCTTGGAGAGACCACACAACTTTCTGCAACAGTGAAGATTACCACCAGTCCCTCGAAAAAGAGGGCTGTTTTGCCATTGAAAAACCTTCATAAGGAAGCGTTCAATTGCATTCATTCAAGTGAACTTACCCCAATGTCTTCATCACTTTGAATTAGCTGTGAATGTCCAAAGAGACGTCTCTTCAGTATAGGTTCTACCAATGTAAGGTACACCATGTACAGCAGCAGGAGGCccaagatagataaatagattatGATTGTAACCTGCATGCAGTAAAACATAAGCACAATTTTCACTATTGCTGAGAACTTACTCCACATAATACTCTGCAGTCAGCCAAAGCAAAGGAACAACAAGACACACAAAATGCCTGTAAATTAGTCAGTAGATCTGCTTTATGCCTATTAACCTTGACAATGTCtctaaattaaacaaacaacctCAAGAAATTAAGCCACAGACACACAGATCCAAATAATATTAATGTGTTTGGAGTGAATGACAAAGAAAAAGGAAGTTCACAGATTAAGAGGAAATTAAGAGGAAATTTTGTCTTAGTTTTTCTTGAGATCTCAAGCTCCTTCTCTGCAAAAGATTGGGGAGAAAAATCCCATCTCAAAATAAGACTAACATTCCGTTTCGGTTGTGGGCTGGTGATTCAGGGGTTCCCTTTGCAGTCAAGCTTGTTTGTCTCCATTCAGTTATCTTAGGTTTGGACAAGAAACCCACAGTGATTATTAACTGGATAATGTCaatgggagtgcgggctctgttTCAATGCATAACAACATTCAAAATCTATGcttcaaaattcactttaaaacttTCTCCATAAGCTGATCTCCCAAGATGGCCAAAAACAGGTTCAGGAGAGGTAGAGCAACAAAGGGACGAAGAAGGCAGATAAGAGACCTGGGTGGAGGATGTCCCAAAGGTTGGTTGCCTGCCCAAATTTGAGCTCATTTTTATTAAATTCACCCATTAAAGTTAACATGGCTGATTTGTTTTTTGTGGGCACAGCATCACTTTGAGCTGAGAATAGTTAGCCAACTGTGTCTGTCAAGCTAGCAAAATGTGCATCTTCGTAACAAGGGAccgtggggaggtgggggaaagggtGAGAAAGATATTAAACCCGGAAACTGATAAAAATACTCAGAATTCTTAGAAAAACAAGAATCCCCCTTAGCAAATGTCAGGGATGGAAAATTTTGAGACTAAGGTATTTAATAGAGTCCCTTTAAGCCTGATGATTCAGCCTTAACTATTAGTGCTACTGCTATTCTGAGTTTAAGTGAGATTATGTAATTTAATTATTATAATGCCTCTAGAGCACTAAGAATGCTTTGTTTTTAAGGATACACTTATAAAAGGTAGTGCATTTATTAGCTGGCTGAAATGTTTAATATACAGCAGTGGAATGGCATGTTTACTTTAATTGTGACAGAGCTTCTCTCTTCGTATTTGCATTCACAACGTAAGCAGTATGCCTCCACATCAGGTCCAGGGACGGGCATAGGCTCAACCACATGAAGACAatcactggaaaaagaaaaatagcttaGTCAGTTTGGTTGATTTTACTCCACTACTTAGGCAGTTCCCTCTGCTCTGAATGCCAATTCCACAGCAAGGGGCAAGAGAAACTGATCTTTGATTAAGAGTTAGAAATTACTACCTAGAAAAGTTCAAGCTTTAACTTTTTCAGAttttaacttttcaaaattgAATTTACTTAAATGAGACAAATTACATAGCGACTTAGCTGCTCAAGCTTAGTTAGCCAGCTAGAAAGTTCTTATTAAAACTAATATAGATGGTCTATTCCAGGGGTGCCCAATCTACTGCCCACtagagcatttcataaggcccagagcctgcttcaacacaatatactaatgTTCGATTCATTAGCGTTTTGTTGTCATGTTTACAttattttagtttacacaagtgtgtaaatagacacgactgtacatagaaacaacctatctaaatacatatgaacttaaaatataattcaatacaggtgactttcaatcttattaaaatattgaaaatcTATTTGacccacacaaggttgtgcttagatttatgtggccctcctgtgtaacAAGGTGGGACACTGGTCTATTCAAACATTGAGAAATAGACATTAAGATGCCACTGTTAGTAGTGCAACAGACCTCACTTCCCCCATAGCTTAGCGTTTCCATTAGTTTTCTCCACATCTCAAAAACAAGAATGGAGCACAGGACATTTGCTTCACTGATTTTTGGCCTTAAACAATACACAAGTTCAAGAGCAGGGTATTCAACACTCAATAGAATCAAGGAAGGAAATTATAAGGGTTGaatttactttttcttctttttaaatgacaaaagcaatctcagaacttaAAGGACAGACAAGGTGTACTTTGACAGACATCATGGCAAGGTAGGAGTGACTACAGCTACTGTCCATTTCTCCCTTCCTCATGTTCATCAAATAGTTTTTTTATTTCCTTACCCATCTATATAATCTATTCAGATTTAAGCCCATTTTGAGCAGAGACCATATCTTCTTACTGATCTGTAAAGCACCCAACACATTTTTGGCACTATTTAGAACAAATAGATGTTGTCTGAAGAAAAACGGAGTTTAGTCTCTCTTTGATATGTGAACAGAACTCCCACTTTTGCCAATGTGAGTTACACACATGTATCAGAGAAAGAATAAAGTTacctttttatttaaactgaCATAAAGGTGAAGCGCCAACCCCATGCATTATTTGGTTAAAAACTGAACACCACATAAGGCAAGATCTTTGCGGTGACCAAACTTTTGGCATATAATCCAGTCATTATAAATTACAGCATTGGACACCAACTGTCCCAAGACAACTGCTCTGCCAATGCATTGTGTAATTCCAGGCCTTTCATTTAGTCACTGTTTGCTTGCTCACAGTTCTCATCCCAGACTCTCTTTTAGTGCATAACACTTATTTGGTGCTGGAACCAACTTCTGCCTTTGTGCCCATAACTCACAGCAACATGACAAGTCAATAGCAGGTTATCAAACCTTAAAATATCTGCTTACAAGGGCAGCTCAGTTAAGATTTAGCACAGTGCTGGGCCAGATTAAAATGCTAGAGATCTATGTGACCAATCCCCGGGCAGCAGGGGGAACATgcagctcctggctgctggggctgaagtcatggaggttgccggaagtcacggattctgtgactccCACGGCCTCCGTGAAAAAATCGTAGCTTTACTCTTTAGGCCAGAACAGTGTTAAGTGTCTCACCTCCATCTCCCCACTAAATGCCAACCCATGGCTATCCCACTTTGGTCAGTCTCTTGGGCACTAAAACCCATTCAAACATACTTCCTTCAAAAGGGTTAACATTTTACTGATATCCGAGAGCACAGTGTATTCAATTATTAGATTAAAACATCCCTTATGCCGGCCTAGCGCATTAGTCATCAGGGCTGAACGGTCTACAGTAGTTGTGGGCCTGACCCCACAAAGAAGTGAGCACTTTTGGTGAGGTCAAAATATCCTCAACTCATACTGacatcagcactttgcaggaccaTGTCCAAAGTCTGAACCTGGAAAAATAGTGTGAATAAAAGCCCTGATAAGACTCCCTAATGGTAAGTTCATTATCATCACATTACAGACACCACACTGGATATAAAATCTAATTTAATGTCTGGATAATCCAATTGTAAGCGGCCACTATATGGTGAATAACTTATACAGGCACATTAAAAATTGATCTGGTTCTTTAGTACGATGTAACTAACTGAGCTAAATATCAAGTGAATGCAGTATATCACTGTCCTATTCAGCAATAAAACTAACTCATGCAGATGGAGAAGAGGCCGGCTGTACAGCACTAAGTTCCCAACTTTATTACACATGAATGCACTCTCCAACCATCATACTCCTCTGAAAAAGTAAATCAGGAATTTGAAATAGCATCAAGACATTTCAAAAGAAGCCCACAAATCCATAAACTGTTCTCAAATGGTGTCAAACATGATTACAAGATGACATTTAAAAGCTGGAGAGTAGGTTATCCAAGACCCATTATATACCAGTTTTTCTCCACATACAATTAATTGTTCAAGTCttcaaaactgatttttccttcagtTAATGACAATACTAAGGAACCTTAGATTCAACTCTGCTCCAGTTGAATTCAGGGAAAATGTCTACCTAATGAAATAGGAGCAGCAGGCCTTCTGCTAGATCCTAGATTAAGCAAGCCACTGAGAAAGTAATTTTTAGTTACAGAGAAGTGAAATAATGGGCAGTACAAAAATCAGCAGCAGTGCTTGTAGCAAACGGTTTCGTAAGTGTGCTGCAACTGAGATAATCTCAATCTGTCTCATCACTGCACCATGACATTATTTCTACCGTGACAAATTTAATAATTTGGAATGAAATAATGGCCTTGACTAGACAAAGCACTTTATACTCAAATAATGTTCATGACATTAATTTAAGCTTTGAATCTACAAAATGTAGGTTCTACCAAACCTTTTTTGCTCGTCCGAGGAGAGTGAGTGATTTAATAAATTAAACTCCAATCCTGCATACACATACATGAATAACTCTACTCCTATGATaggttccattgatttcaatggaatttctcAGACGTgaaagcatttgcaggattgagctatTAATTTGTGGCTTCCCATCATGCTCAGCGGTCTCTAGGTCTCTTAAAAATAGATAAAAGGTAAGGTCAATATGTCACTAatgaatactttgcacttctacagGATAGTCCATCCACGGattacaaagc is a genomic window of Malaclemys terrapin pileata isolate rMalTer1 chromosome 4, rMalTer1.hap1, whole genome shotgun sequence containing:
- the TMEM9B gene encoding transmembrane protein 9B; its protein translation is MAARAQLCSLLGSVLALAALVGLVTGVKNSEDVRCKCICPPYKDHPGNIYNKNVSQKDCDCLHVVEPMPVPGPDVEAYCLRCECKYEERSSVTIKVTIIIYLSILGLLLLYMVYLTLVEPILKRRLFGHSQLIQSDEDIGDHQPFANAHDVLARSRSRANVLNKVEYAQQRWKLQVQEQRKSVFDRHVVLS